The proteins below are encoded in one region of Rubripirellula reticaptiva:
- a CDS encoding DEAD/DEAH box helicase: MKLRSYQQAAVDAVYDHLRNRDDNPVAVLPTGAGKSLVLAKIASDAVTQWNGRVLILAHVKELLEQNADKVRRLCPDVKVGLYSAGLKKRDTNTPVLVAGIQSIYKRACDLDPFDLIVVDEAHLISKKGDGMYRQFLADCKIINPHVRVIGLTATPFRLDSGMICSPDHFLNEVCYEIGIKELIRDGYLSPLISKAGVHRADFGGLHIRAGEFVSEEVESLVNDDALVSAACAEIVELTADRRAVLIFASSVAHGRRVVEVLKGNHGIECGFVTGETPAGERDELLARFRGDAPASLIETEPLRFLCNVNVLTTGFDAPRVDCVVMLRPTMSPGLLYQCVGRGFRLHPDKQDCLVLDFGGNIERHGPIDQIKPKDKAKRPDQGPPAKECEKCHALVACGYANCPECGHPFPPPQREAHDAEASEAGVLSGEVTDTDYDVQDIIYRIHRKRDADEDAPRCLRVDYMIGLERWQSEFICIEHSGYARRKAEAWWRDRCLDPCPTNAEEAIDIAESGLLAATETLTVRSIAGQKYDRIIKQTLCEIPNVALEEAPF, translated from the coding sequence ATGAAGTTGCGTTCCTACCAGCAAGCCGCAGTTGATGCGGTCTACGATCACCTTCGCAACCGCGACGACAATCCCGTCGCGGTGTTACCAACGGGTGCCGGCAAGAGTCTCGTGCTCGCAAAGATCGCGTCCGACGCCGTGACGCAATGGAATGGGCGTGTATTGATCTTGGCTCACGTCAAAGAGCTGCTCGAACAGAACGCTGACAAGGTTCGGCGACTGTGTCCCGATGTCAAGGTCGGGCTTTATTCGGCCGGCCTTAAGAAGCGAGACACAAACACACCAGTTCTCGTTGCAGGCATTCAAAGCATCTACAAGCGAGCGTGTGACCTCGATCCGTTTGATCTGATAGTCGTCGACGAAGCCCATCTGATTTCAAAGAAGGGCGACGGCATGTATCGGCAATTCCTGGCCGACTGCAAGATTATCAATCCGCACGTTCGTGTGATCGGCCTGACCGCCACTCCGTTCCGCCTCGATTCCGGCATGATCTGTTCGCCGGACCATTTCCTGAATGAAGTCTGCTACGAGATCGGAATCAAGGAACTAATCCGTGACGGATACTTGAGTCCGCTCATTTCCAAAGCCGGCGTGCATCGAGCGGATTTTGGAGGTCTGCACATCCGGGCCGGCGAGTTTGTCAGCGAAGAAGTCGAATCGCTGGTCAACGACGACGCCCTCGTGTCGGCCGCGTGTGCCGAAATCGTCGAACTGACGGCTGATCGCCGGGCGGTCCTTATCTTCGCGTCGTCCGTCGCACACGGGCGGCGTGTGGTCGAGGTGTTGAAAGGAAATCACGGTATCGAGTGTGGTTTCGTAACCGGCGAAACACCGGCTGGCGAACGAGACGAATTGTTGGCCCGCTTTCGCGGCGATGCTCCAGCATCGTTAATCGAAACCGAACCGCTACGATTTCTTTGCAATGTGAATGTGCTCACCACCGGCTTCGATGCCCCCCGTGTCGACTGTGTCGTGATGCTGCGTCCAACGATGTCGCCCGGACTGCTCTACCAATGCGTCGGCCGCGGTTTCCGCTTGCACCCGGATAAACAAGATTGCCTCGTCCTCGACTTTGGCGGCAACATCGAACGTCATGGACCGATCGACCAGATCAAACCGAAGGACAAAGCCAAACGTCCGGACCAAGGTCCACCGGCGAAAGAGTGTGAAAAGTGTCACGCCTTGGTCGCATGCGGCTATGCCAACTGTCCCGAGTGCGGTCATCCGTTTCCGCCTCCGCAGCGTGAAGCCCACGACGCCGAGGCAAGCGAGGCCGGCGTGTTGTCTGGTGAAGTGACCGACACCGACTACGACGTCCAAGACATCATCTATCGCATCCATCGCAAACGCGACGCCGACGAAGATGCACCACGATGCCTGCGCGTCGACTACATGATCGGCCTCGAACGTTGGCAGAGCGAATTCATCTGCATCGAACACTCTGGCTACGCACGTCGCAAAGCCGAAGCGTGGTGGCGTGACCGTTGCCTCGATCCTTGTCCTACGAACGCCGAAGAAGCGATTGATATTGCCGAATCAGGTTTGCTCGCGGCGACCGAAACACTAACAGTACGCTCAATCGCCGGCCAGAAATACGATCGCATCATCAAACAGACGCTCTGCGAGATTCCAAACGTTGCGTTGGAGGAGGCACCCTTTTGA
- a CDS encoding amidoligase family protein, giving the protein MHANDIAFGIEIETHLPGNDATPIGGYHNGLPVTWLPEGWKAERDSSIRTPVGRKNAEFVSPIVRGYEGLQNVERAVDAIKARGARVNESCGLHITITWNGDAAALARLISLIGNHERAIYASTGTKRRERNTWAKQIKSYGNRDAAKRNCEADRYHLLNLTHLARGRNRIEIRAFAGTLNKTKLLGYIQMVLGLAELALTTRRCSGWDYTKRPGTKSCWDRNGAGEGETELNRLYYRLGWTIGWRKGALRTKRYGELSAGEQTCDWKPVKKKLLQMARKYDQAV; this is encoded by the coding sequence ATGCACGCCAACGACATCGCCTTCGGTATCGAAATCGAAACTCACCTGCCCGGAAACGACGCCACGCCGATCGGCGGATATCACAACGGCTTGCCTGTAACTTGGCTGCCCGAAGGCTGGAAAGCAGAACGCGATAGCAGCATTCGCACGCCGGTCGGACGCAAGAACGCCGAGTTCGTATCGCCTATCGTTCGCGGCTACGAAGGACTTCAAAACGTAGAGCGAGCGGTCGACGCGATCAAAGCACGCGGGGCTCGGGTCAACGAAAGCTGCGGCCTTCACATTACGATCACCTGGAACGGCGACGCGGCTGCCCTGGCTCGGCTGATAAGCCTGATCGGAAACCACGAGCGAGCCATCTACGCCTCGACGGGAACCAAACGACGCGAGCGAAATACTTGGGCGAAGCAAATCAAGAGCTACGGCAACAGGGACGCAGCCAAGCGAAACTGCGAAGCCGACCGCTACCACCTTTTGAACTTGACGCACCTCGCTCGGGGCCGAAACCGAATCGAGATTCGAGCCTTCGCTGGCACGCTTAACAAAACCAAACTGCTCGGCTACATCCAAATGGTACTGGGCTTGGCCGAGTTGGCTTTGACTACGCGACGCTGCAGCGGCTGGGACTACACCAAGCGACCTGGCACCAAGAGCTGCTGGGATCGCAACGGCGCGGGCGAAGGCGAAACTGAACTGAACCGGCTTTACTACCGACTTGGCTGGACTATCGGTTGGCGCAAAGGAGCACTTCGCACCAAACGATACGGCGAGCTTTCGGCCGGCGAACAAACCTGCGACTGGAAGCCGGTCAAGAAGAAGCTTTTGCAAATGGCTCGCAAGTACGACCAAGCGGTCTAA
- a CDS encoding terminase gpA endonuclease subunit — MQLDPAKLRPSECRRLLNSTPLGEVINERQLHRYRTRAGHRIGDGKSVHLLKFAGLLIKDRHRPKADDTDAYEKHKDYSRERNAAKSLAGRDIGELPPVADADRKSKAAASFRYFCEAYFSLTFHLSWSPDHIAVINKIEEAVVRGGLFSLAMARGSGKSSLAEVACIWAVLNGYRDFVCLIGSDEGHACDMLESIKTELDGNDLLLADYPEVCFPIQALDGIANRANGQLHQGKRTQIGWTAKEVVLPSIDGSKASGAIIKVAGLTGRIRGMKFKRPDGKTVRPSLVVLDDPQTDESARSLSQCANREAILAGAVLGLAGPGKKISGIMPCTVIRPGDMADNILDRDKHPEWNGSRTRMVNSFPTNETLWERYAEIRSEGLRAGDGGASGTEFYRKNKVAMDEGADVAWKERFNHDELSAIQHAMNLKLQDEAAFFAEYQNEPLPAETVDADQLTAEQVAEKTNGMERCCIPIAANHLTAFIDVQGKLLFFVVAAWEDDFTGYIVDYGSFPDQKRPYFTLRDARHTLATEGTGLEGSLYAGMEKLTTDLLGREWQRDDGAAMKIERCLIDANWGHSTNVVYQFCRQSPHASILLPSHGRFVGASSSPFSEYKRRPGDRVGLNWRVPSVHGKRAIRHVIYDTNWWKSFTHARLAVAMGDRGCLSIFGDRAEQHRMFAEQITAEYFIKTEGRGRTVDEWKARPEQPDNHWLDCLVGTAVAASMQGALLFGTDNQSANRRERVSFKELQRQKKG, encoded by the coding sequence GTGCAACTTGACCCAGCGAAACTTCGACCGAGCGAATGTCGCCGGCTACTCAACAGCACGCCACTCGGCGAAGTAATCAACGAACGACAACTTCACCGCTATCGAACGCGAGCAGGTCATCGCATCGGTGACGGTAAGAGCGTTCACTTGCTGAAGTTCGCCGGCCTGCTGATCAAAGACCGCCACCGACCAAAAGCCGACGACACCGATGCCTACGAAAAGCACAAGGACTACTCGCGCGAACGAAACGCAGCGAAGTCACTCGCCGGCCGTGACATCGGTGAGCTTCCGCCGGTCGCCGACGCTGATCGAAAATCAAAAGCCGCCGCGAGCTTTCGATATTTTTGCGAAGCCTACTTCTCGCTGACGTTTCATCTTTCCTGGTCGCCGGACCACATCGCCGTCATCAACAAGATCGAAGAAGCCGTCGTCCGAGGCGGTTTGTTCTCGCTCGCAATGGCCCGCGGCAGCGGTAAGAGCTCGCTTGCTGAAGTCGCATGCATTTGGGCGGTCCTCAACGGCTATCGAGACTTCGTTTGTTTGATTGGCAGCGACGAAGGTCACGCCTGCGACATGCTCGAATCCATCAAGACCGAGCTAGACGGCAACGATCTGCTCTTGGCCGACTACCCCGAGGTCTGCTTTCCCATCCAAGCCCTTGATGGAATCGCCAACCGAGCCAACGGGCAACTTCACCAAGGCAAACGCACGCAAATTGGTTGGACCGCGAAAGAAGTAGTCCTGCCTAGTATCGACGGCAGCAAGGCGAGCGGCGCGATTATCAAAGTCGCCGGCCTGACCGGCCGAATCCGCGGCATGAAGTTCAAACGCCCCGACGGCAAAACGGTCCGGCCGTCGCTTGTCGTCCTCGACGATCCGCAAACCGACGAGTCCGCTCGTTCGCTATCGCAATGTGCCAACCGCGAAGCCATCCTCGCCGGCGCGGTGCTCGGGCTCGCCGGCCCAGGCAAAAAGATTTCCGGCATCATGCCTTGCACGGTTATTCGTCCCGGCGACATGGCCGACAACATCCTCGACCGCGACAAGCACCCCGAGTGGAACGGCTCGCGAACCCGAATGGTCAACTCGTTCCCCACCAACGAAACCTTGTGGGAACGCTACGCCGAGATTCGCAGCGAAGGTTTGCGAGCCGGCGATGGCGGAGCGTCCGGCACCGAGTTCTATCGCAAGAACAAGGTGGCTATGGACGAAGGTGCCGACGTTGCGTGGAAAGAGCGTTTCAACCACGACGAACTTTCTGCGATCCAACATGCGATGAACCTCAAGCTTCAAGACGAAGCCGCGTTCTTTGCCGAGTACCAAAACGAACCGTTGCCGGCCGAAACGGTCGATGCCGACCAACTCACCGCCGAGCAAGTCGCGGAAAAGACGAACGGAATGGAGCGGTGCTGCATTCCCATCGCCGCCAATCACCTCACCGCATTCATCGACGTCCAAGGCAAGTTGCTCTTCTTCGTCGTCGCCGCATGGGAAGACGACTTCACCGGATACATCGTCGACTACGGTTCATTTCCCGACCAAAAGCGTCCGTACTTCACGCTCCGCGATGCCCGGCACACGCTCGCCACCGAAGGCACCGGCCTCGAAGGCTCGCTTTACGCAGGAATGGAAAAACTAACCACCGACTTGCTCGGCCGAGAATGGCAACGCGACGACGGCGCGGCAATGAAGATCGAACGCTGCCTCATCGACGCCAACTGGGGCCACTCCACCAACGTCGTCTACCAGTTCTGCCGGCAAAGCCCCCACGCTTCGATCCTACTACCATCTCACGGTCGCTTCGTCGGCGCCTCGTCCAGTCCCTTCAGCGAATACAAACGTCGACCCGGCGATCGCGTCGGCCTCAACTGGCGAGTCCCCTCGGTCCACGGCAAACGAGCGATCCGGCACGTCATCTACGACACAAACTGGTGGAAGTCCTTCACGCACGCCCGCCTCGCCGTCGCCATGGGCGACCGAGGCTGCCTCTCCATCTTCGGAGACCGTGCCGAGCAGCACCGAATGTTTGCCGAACAAATCACCGCCGAGTACTTCATCAAAACCGAAGGCCGTGGCCGAACCGTCGACGAATGGAAAGCCCGCCCCGAGCAACCCGACAACCACTGGCTCGACTGCCTCGTCGGCACCGCTGTGGCCGCTTCGATGCAGGGAGCGTTGCTCTTCGGTACCGACAATCAATCAGCCAACCGACGAGAGCGGGTAAGTTTTAAAGAGCTTCAACGACAAAAGAAGGGATAG
- a CDS encoding RusA family crossover junction endodeoxyribonuclease, translated as MLRLQLPFPPSVNRYWRHVGTRVLVSKEGREYRRTVRGLMKLQEVKKHDGDLIVDIRLIPVDRRRRDVDNSLKALLDAMQAGGAYDDDSQIVRLTVEKFEPEANCPRTEVIVRRVPAKLGEPGYRFCLRCDDEFYSLGPGNRLCEECTRWRSRLTGFVPIARGRKYRNGARIA; from the coding sequence ATGCTGCGACTGCAACTTCCGTTTCCTCCCTCAGTCAATCGCTACTGGCGACACGTCGGCACCCGCGTGCTCGTCAGTAAAGAAGGTCGCGAGTACCGCCGGACGGTTCGCGGTCTGATGAAGCTTCAAGAGGTGAAGAAGCACGATGGCGACCTGATCGTTGACATTCGCTTGATACCTGTGGACCGGCGTCGCCGCGACGTGGACAACTCGCTCAAGGCATTGCTTGATGCGATGCAAGCTGGCGGAGCGTATGACGACGACAGCCAGATCGTTCGATTGACGGTCGAGAAGTTCGAGCCAGAAGCGAACTGCCCACGAACGGAGGTCATCGTCCGTCGCGTGCCCGCAAAACTGGGCGAGCCTGGTTACCGATTCTGTCTTCGCTGCGATGACGAGTTCTATTCGCTCGGCCCAGGAAATCGTCTCTGCGAGGAATGCACGCGTTGGCGTAGCCGACTCACCGGTTTCGTTCCGATTGCACGCGGTCGCAAGTATCGTAACGGAGCGCGGATAGCATGA
- a CDS encoding DNA modification methylase has product MQVEMWTLDRIKPYENNPRINDDAVDAVILSINEFGFRQPIVVDTDGVIIVGHTRYKAAKKLWLTEVPVHVATDLEPEAVKAYRIADNRTGENAEWDWDLLPIEIGELQNSGFDCELLGFNDDELAKLLDPGVTQGLTDPEDVPESPDEAVTQPGDVWILGDHRLLCGDSSKAEDVDRLLAGAKIHLVNTDPPYNVNVEPRSKNAIAAGNSSFPAGEGKTKAGDKKMRAKDRVLANDKVSDDEFASLLAAWFGHIGRVLQPGRCFYIWGGFSNIGCYPPALAASGLYLSQTIIWDKMHPVINRKDFMSGHEWAFYGWREGAGHKFFGPNNATDLWHVKKIPPQQLEHLTGKPAELAVTAMQYSSRKGENVLDLFGGSGSTLIAAEQTGRKAFLMELDPPYCDVIVDRYQRFTGKPAVLERTGESPIAMKPREEKMR; this is encoded by the coding sequence ATGCAGGTCGAAATGTGGACGCTTGATCGGATCAAGCCTTACGAAAACAACCCCCGTATCAATGACGACGCCGTTGATGCCGTCATCCTCTCGATCAATGAATTCGGGTTTCGCCAGCCGATCGTAGTCGATACCGACGGTGTCATCATTGTTGGACACACGCGGTACAAAGCTGCGAAGAAGCTCTGGCTGACCGAAGTCCCCGTGCACGTCGCGACGGACCTCGAGCCCGAAGCGGTGAAAGCGTATCGGATCGCCGACAATCGAACAGGCGAAAATGCCGAATGGGATTGGGACTTGCTGCCCATCGAAATCGGCGAACTGCAGAACTCGGGTTTCGATTGTGAGTTGCTCGGGTTCAATGACGACGAACTCGCCAAGCTGCTCGATCCCGGCGTGACACAAGGTCTAACCGATCCCGAGGACGTGCCGGAGTCGCCGGACGAAGCGGTGACTCAGCCCGGCGACGTTTGGATCCTCGGCGACCACCGATTGCTGTGCGGTGATTCGTCGAAAGCCGAAGACGTCGATCGCTTGCTAGCCGGCGCGAAGATTCACCTGGTGAATACCGATCCGCCGTACAACGTCAACGTCGAACCGCGAAGCAAGAACGCGATCGCTGCCGGCAACAGTTCGTTCCCGGCCGGCGAAGGCAAGACGAAAGCCGGCGACAAAAAGATGCGAGCCAAGGATCGCGTCCTTGCAAACGATAAAGTCAGCGACGACGAGTTTGCATCACTGCTCGCCGCCTGGTTCGGCCACATCGGCCGCGTGTTGCAACCGGGTCGCTGCTTCTACATCTGGGGCGGCTTCTCCAACATCGGCTGCTATCCGCCGGCACTAGCGGCCAGCGGGCTGTATCTTTCGCAGACCATCATTTGGGACAAGATGCACCCGGTCATCAATCGGAAAGATTTCATGTCCGGCCACGAGTGGGCGTTCTACGGTTGGCGTGAGGGTGCCGGCCACAAGTTCTTCGGGCCGAACAACGCCACCGACCTTTGGCACGTCAAGAAGATACCGCCACAACAGTTGGAACATCTCACCGGCAAGCCGGCGGAACTCGCCGTGACAGCGATGCAGTACTCAAGCCGCAAGGGCGAGAATGTGCTGGACTTGTTCGGCGGCAGCGGATCGACATTGATCGCGGCCGAGCAAACAGGACGCAAGGCGTTCTTGATGGAGCTCGATCCGCCGTACTGCGACGTGATCGTTGATCGCTACCAACGCTTTACCGGGAAGCCGGCGGTACTGGAACGCACCGGCGAATCACCGATCGCGATGAAACCGCGAGAGGAGAAGATGCGGTAG
- a CDS encoding ankyrin repeat domain-containing protein yields MKLPFFAIAGLLVVVGCGEPSLSDAALALNEDSPVFSRAAILSPSFIKGRLKAGVDPNSRNGDAAEDSLLTYAVRNNAVPTVDVLLKGGADPNIRSVALKKTPLFQAAYDGRFEIAWLLIDAGADANATDDVGNNALREAILGENSRLVRLLLKSGADPNHRNDEGQSMIDIAADEGKPEIIALFNIE; encoded by the coding sequence ATGAAACTCCCATTCTTTGCGATCGCTGGTTTGCTTGTTGTGGTTGGATGCGGCGAACCATCACTGTCAGATGCTGCATTGGCGTTGAACGAAGATTCTCCCGTTTTTAGCCGGGCTGCGATTCTCAGTCCTTCCTTCATCAAAGGGCGACTCAAAGCCGGAGTCGATCCGAATTCGCGAAACGGTGATGCTGCAGAAGATTCGCTGTTGACGTATGCGGTCCGCAACAACGCAGTTCCGACGGTGGACGTACTTTTGAAGGGTGGAGCGGACCCCAATATTCGATCGGTCGCGCTGAAGAAAACGCCTCTCTTTCAAGCTGCTTATGACGGTCGCTTTGAAATCGCTTGGCTTCTGATCGACGCTGGAGCGGACGCAAATGCCACCGACGACGTGGGAAACAATGCTCTACGCGAGGCGATCCTCGGTGAGAACAGCCGTCTCGTCAGATTGCTTCTCAAATCGGGGGCCGATCCCAACCATCGCAACGATGAGGGACAGTCCATGATCGACATCGCAGCCGATGAAGGAAAACCTGAGATCATCGCCCTGTTCAACATTGAATGA
- a CDS encoding bifunctional DNA primase/polymerase → MADVREQVTIYRQRGWYSVPLRPRSKSPARRDWTNLRLNPEVFPEQGNIGIILGEPSGWLVDVDLDCPEAIELADSYLPPTQAITGRPTAQRSHRWYIAIGATTEKHTDPSDGSMIVELRSTGTQTVVGPSIHPDGEVYERLDGEPASVPSLMLAACVKALAEAVIHRRGTAKPPQRTATLPPQSVRMGNDVESRAIGYVNAMPPAIAGSGGHSQTYAAATALIHGFGLDPAESLAILTNYYNPRCNPPWSDKELQHKVNQAATKPHDRPFGWLRDDGAIETAANDVDLSQFMVGKRSPEVASSPPPVETTPDPGQLPERLFDVPGFVRRVMDFTLANAPYPNIGLAFCGAMALQSFLAGRKVCTSGDLRTNLYLLALASSGTGKEFPRKVNSQILFQIGMSASIGDKFASGEGIQDALVRTGRMLFQNDEMDGVLRQINLDRENSRESIPNILLTLYTSAGDVYPIRVKANQKEAIHVDQPHLTLFGTATPQYFYESLSKRMLTNGFFARLNIIDVGKRGSGQSPGSARDLPEEILETAKWWADFEPGSGNFLNFHPRPLVVQATPDAAEAIDSLRLMTENEYNAAEEALDEVARTAWSRTCEHAKKLALIYACSENHIEPLIGLPAVEWATEFAMHQTRRQLYLASVHVAENPFHAECLKLLKRLGEQPEQRMQRQHILKYMKCKAADLDQIILTLVQQGEIEPITMPTATKTASGFQRVVAE, encoded by the coding sequence ATGGCCGATGTGCGCGAGCAAGTCACGATCTATCGACAGCGTGGTTGGTACAGCGTGCCGCTGCGCCCGCGATCGAAATCACCGGCACGTCGTGATTGGACGAATCTTCGATTGAACCCCGAGGTCTTTCCCGAACAAGGCAATATCGGAATCATCCTTGGCGAGCCATCTGGTTGGCTCGTCGACGTTGATCTCGATTGTCCCGAAGCGATCGAATTGGCTGATAGTTATCTGCCCCCAACGCAAGCAATCACCGGCCGACCGACAGCCCAGCGATCGCATCGTTGGTACATCGCAATCGGCGCGACCACTGAAAAACATACCGATCCGAGTGATGGCTCGATGATCGTCGAATTGCGTTCAACCGGAACGCAAACCGTCGTCGGGCCAAGTATCCATCCCGACGGTGAAGTTTACGAAAGACTCGATGGCGAGCCAGCGTCCGTTCCCTCGTTGATGTTGGCCGCATGCGTCAAAGCACTTGCGGAGGCCGTCATCCATCGGCGTGGAACTGCGAAGCCACCGCAACGAACCGCCACATTGCCGCCGCAGTCGGTGCGTATGGGCAACGACGTGGAATCGCGGGCGATTGGTTATGTCAACGCAATGCCGCCAGCGATCGCCGGCAGTGGCGGTCACTCGCAAACGTATGCCGCCGCGACGGCGCTCATTCACGGTTTTGGCCTCGACCCGGCGGAATCGCTCGCCATTCTGACCAACTATTACAACCCTCGCTGCAATCCGCCTTGGTCCGACAAGGAACTGCAACACAAAGTCAACCAAGCGGCAACGAAACCGCACGATCGCCCATTCGGCTGGCTTCGTGATGATGGGGCGATCGAGACCGCCGCCAACGATGTAGACCTAAGCCAGTTCATGGTCGGCAAGCGATCGCCGGAGGTTGCCAGCTCACCTCCGCCGGTCGAAACAACTCCAGATCCTGGACAGCTACCCGAGCGACTATTCGATGTGCCGGGCTTTGTTCGCCGTGTCATGGATTTCACGCTCGCGAATGCTCCCTATCCGAATATCGGCCTGGCGTTTTGCGGCGCGATGGCACTGCAATCGTTTCTCGCTGGACGAAAGGTCTGCACGTCGGGTGACCTGCGAACGAATCTGTATCTACTCGCTCTCGCCAGCAGCGGAACGGGCAAGGAGTTTCCTCGCAAAGTCAATTCGCAGATTCTGTTTCAAATCGGCATGTCCGCATCAATCGGAGACAAATTCGCTTCCGGCGAAGGCATTCAAGATGCTCTCGTCCGCACCGGCCGGATGCTATTTCAGAACGACGAGATGGACGGAGTGCTACGCCAGATCAATCTCGATCGTGAAAACAGCCGCGAGTCCATCCCGAATATCCTGCTCACGCTCTACACGTCGGCCGGCGACGTCTATCCGATCCGCGTGAAGGCGAATCAGAAAGAAGCGATCCACGTCGACCAGCCGCACTTGACGCTCTTCGGCACCGCGACGCCCCAGTACTTCTACGAATCGCTCTCGAAGCGAATGCTAACGAACGGCTTTTTCGCACGCCTCAACATCATCGACGTCGGCAAACGTGGCTCAGGCCAATCGCCAGGTTCCGCTCGTGATCTGCCCGAGGAGATTCTCGAAACAGCAAAGTGGTGGGCGGACTTTGAGCCTGGCAGTGGCAACTTCCTGAACTTCCACCCCAGGCCGCTCGTGGTGCAAGCCACCCCGGACGCTGCCGAAGCGATCGACAGCCTGCGGTTGATGACAGAGAACGAATACAACGCAGCGGAAGAGGCACTCGATGAAGTCGCTCGTACGGCATGGAGTCGTACGTGCGAACACGCTAAGAAGCTGGCGTTGATCTATGCGTGCAGCGAAAACCACATCGAACCGCTAATCGGCTTGCCAGCGGTGGAGTGGGCGACCGAGTTCGCAATGCACCAGACCCGCCGACAATTGTATCTCGCGTCCGTGCACGTCGCCGAGAATCCGTTTCATGCTGAGTGCTTGAAGCTGCTCAAACGACTCGGCGAGCAACCCGAACAGCGAATGCAACGACAACACATTCTCAAGTACATGAAGTGCAAGGCCGCTGACTTGGACCAGATCATTTTGACGCTCGTGCAACAAGGCGAGATCGAACCCATCACCATGCCGACCGCCACCAAGACCGCGAGCGGCTTCCAGCGTGTCGTTGCGGAATGA
- a CDS encoding DUF4314 domain-containing protein, with translation MKTNLKAGDRVRLLSMTDDPDPIPAGTTGTVAGVYPLSDWTQVDVDWDNGRSLMLSIPPDVVERLPADTTN, from the coding sequence ATGAAAACCAACCTCAAGGCGGGCGACCGCGTGCGGCTGCTTTCGATGACCGACGACCCCGATCCGATTCCCGCCGGCACGACCGGAACGGTGGCCGGCGTCTATCCGCTAAGCGATTGGACGCAAGTCGATGTGGATTGGGACAACGGCCGGTCGCTGATGCTTTCCATTCCCCCGGACGTCGTCGAGCGACTGCCGGCCGACACCACGAACTAA
- a CDS encoding winged helix-turn-helix domain-containing protein — protein MKKADVKVGGEYYANVTNKKVVVRIDSTNTAGGWNATNLTTNKKVRIKTAQRLQGKARATTSASAAGETRARKRVAKKTSGGDAASVAATTDDKKLSCIEAALKVLGETEETMNAQEMIAAMTDAGYWTSPGGKTPHATLYSAILRELAKGEDSRFIKVERGRFSARA, from the coding sequence ATGAAGAAGGCAGACGTAAAAGTAGGCGGCGAGTACTACGCCAACGTGACGAACAAGAAGGTCGTTGTACGAATCGACTCGACCAACACGGCTGGCGGCTGGAACGCAACGAACCTTACGACCAACAAGAAGGTGCGGATCAAAACCGCCCAGCGGTTGCAAGGAAAAGCACGGGCGACGACGTCGGCCAGTGCGGCCGGAGAAACGCGAGCCCGCAAACGAGTCGCGAAGAAGACCAGCGGCGGTGACGCGGCGAGTGTGGCGGCAACGACCGACGATAAGAAGCTGTCGTGTATCGAGGCGGCGCTGAAAGTTTTGGGCGAGACCGAGGAAACGATGAACGCCCAGGAAATGATCGCGGCAATGACGGACGCCGGCTATTGGACCAGCCCCGGAGGCAAGACGCCGCACGCAACTTTGTACTCGGCGATCCTTCGCGAGCTTGCCAAGGGCGAAGATAGCCGTTTCATCAAAGTTGAGCGTGGTCGCTTTTCCGCGCGAGCGTAA